A genomic window from Methylorubrum extorquens includes:
- a CDS encoding sulfate ABC transporter substrate-binding protein: MFDGYPIKPGAAPYRRAVLLGLAMAACLASAGSAQAQSEILNVSYDPTRELYREINAAFAEEWKAKTGEAITVRAAHGGSGAQARTVIDGIPADVVTLGIPSDIDAIAKLSKKIPADWRTKLPNEGLPYTSTVVFLVRKGNPKGVKDWDDLAKPDVKVITPNPKTSAGGRWNFLAAWGYAYERDGRDKEKANTFVGSLYKNVPVLDTGARGSTVTFAQRGLGDVLPTWENEAFLVLEEFGKDKFDIVVPPTSIYAEPPVALVDANVDKKGTRKQAEAYLQFLYGDRAQAIFAKHHYRPIKREAAKPEDLAQLPEIKLFKIEDLQGSWDDIQKANFDNGGLFDQLSRAGR; encoded by the coding sequence GTGTTCGACGGATATCCGATCAAGCCCGGCGCGGCACCCTATCGGCGCGCGGTCCTTCTCGGTCTCGCCATGGCCGCCTGCCTTGCATCCGCCGGGAGCGCCCAGGCGCAGAGCGAGATCCTCAACGTCTCCTACGACCCGACGCGTGAACTCTACCGAGAGATCAACGCGGCCTTCGCCGAGGAGTGGAAGGCCAAGACCGGTGAGGCGATCACCGTGCGCGCCGCCCATGGGGGATCGGGCGCGCAGGCTCGCACGGTCATCGACGGCATCCCGGCGGATGTCGTGACCCTCGGCATCCCCTCCGATATCGACGCCATCGCCAAGCTCTCGAAAAAGATCCCGGCGGATTGGCGCACCAAGCTTCCGAACGAAGGCCTGCCCTACACCTCGACCGTCGTGTTCCTCGTCCGCAAGGGCAACCCGAAGGGCGTGAAGGATTGGGACGACCTGGCCAAGCCGGACGTGAAGGTCATCACCCCGAACCCGAAGACGTCGGCGGGCGGGCGCTGGAACTTCCTCGCAGCCTGGGGCTACGCCTACGAGCGGGATGGCCGGGACAAGGAGAAGGCCAATACCTTCGTCGGCTCGCTCTACAAGAACGTGCCGGTGCTCGACACCGGCGCCCGCGGCTCGACGGTCACCTTCGCTCAGCGGGGCCTCGGCGACGTGCTGCCGACCTGGGAGAACGAGGCCTTCCTCGTGCTGGAGGAGTTCGGCAAGGACAAGTTCGACATCGTCGTGCCGCCGACCTCGATCTACGCCGAGCCGCCGGTCGCCCTGGTCGACGCCAATGTCGACAAGAAAGGCACGCGTAAGCAGGCCGAGGCCTACCTGCAATTCCTCTACGGCGACCGGGCGCAGGCGATCTTCGCCAAGCACCACTACCGCCCGATCAAGCGCGAGGCCGCCAAGCCCGAGGATCTCGCGCAGCTCCCCGAGATCAAGCTGTTCAAGATCGAAGATCTGCAAGGCTCCTGGGACGACATCCAGAAGGCCAACTTCGACAATGGCGGCCTGTTCGACCAACTGAGCCGGGCCGGGCGCTGA
- a CDS encoding cupin domain-containing protein, which produces MDERGSAGHAVFDVAAGVRRLPETAATMVADHRFTDDETASARVFRVYRPTPPHYHTTCDEYLYALSGRCRMQFGDAVPVEVGPGMLVFFKRGVVHSVPEILEEPVVFLSVDTPRRGPRDIQFVEAGRGTPDGFMRQTD; this is translated from the coding sequence ATGGACGAGCGGGGATCAGCCGGCCACGCGGTGTTCGACGTGGCCGCGGGCGTGCGCCGCCTTCCCGAAACCGCGGCGACCATGGTGGCCGACCACCGCTTTACCGACGACGAGACGGCCAGCGCCCGCGTCTTCCGAGTCTACCGGCCGACGCCGCCGCACTACCACACGACCTGCGACGAGTATCTCTACGCCCTCTCCGGCCGCTGCCGGATGCAGTTCGGCGACGCGGTGCCGGTCGAGGTCGGGCCGGGCATGCTCGTGTTCTTCAAGCGCGGGGTGGTGCATTCCGTGCCGGAGATCCTGGAGGAGCCGGTGGTGTTCCTCTCCGTCGACACGCCCCGGCGCGGGCCGCGCGACATCCAGTTCGTCGAAGCCGGAAGGGGTACGCCCGACGGCTTCATGCGGCAGACCGACTGA
- a CDS encoding cyclic nucleotide-binding domain-containing protein, with the protein MNWVEAIGYLGTALTVASSAMGTMIPLRIVALCASCAVITYGYLIGSVPVMLTEAIQIPFNAWRLYEMVRLVRETERAASGDLSLDWLKSFGTSRRFRAGEVLFLKGDPAHEMYLIESGRFRIAEHGLDIRPGQIVGELGMLSPGNRRTGSLACVEAGTARCLSYSEVKQLYYQNPEFGFFFLKLTSERLFQSTAEVTGVQRTAPAGSDVL; encoded by the coding sequence ATGAATTGGGTCGAAGCCATCGGCTATCTCGGGACGGCGCTCACCGTCGCCTCCTCGGCGATGGGAACGATGATCCCGCTGCGGATCGTGGCGTTGTGCGCGAGCTGCGCCGTCATCACCTACGGCTACTTGATCGGCAGCGTGCCGGTGATGCTCACCGAGGCGATCCAGATCCCGTTCAACGCATGGCGGCTCTACGAGATGGTCCGCCTCGTGCGCGAGACCGAGCGGGCGGCCTCCGGAGACCTCTCCCTCGACTGGCTGAAATCCTTCGGCACCTCGCGCCGCTTCAGGGCCGGCGAAGTTCTGTTCCTGAAGGGCGACCCGGCCCACGAAATGTACCTGATCGAGAGCGGGCGCTTCCGCATCGCCGAGCACGGCCTCGATATCCGGCCGGGCCAGATCGTCGGTGAACTCGGCATGCTCTCACCCGGCAATCGCCGCACCGGCTCGCTCGCCTGCGTCGAGGCCGGAACCGCGCGCTGCCTGTCCTATTCCGAGGTCAAGCAGCTCTACTATCAGAATCCGGAATTCGGCTTCTTCTTCCTGAAGCTGACCAGCGAGCGTCTGTTCCAAAGCACGGCCGAGGTGACGGGCGTCCAACGCACCGCGCCGGCCGGCAGCGACGTGCTGTGA
- a CDS encoding flavin monoamine oxidase family protein produces the protein MRPPAEHARFRPTVAPRVSPVPAAPDVIVIGAGAAGIASARRLIARGLSVAVLEARDRVGGRAVTTRLRGHAIDLGAHWLHAGPINPLVALARTRGEPLRRAAQEQHLWIGQRPARAAEEAAFSRAFDVADRAITGAASRSQDGPASGALPCHLGPWRQRIAGVHALVSGRPLEEVSLHDWPSMEYGDNFFIAGGYGAYLARLALGLPIRLGCPVAGLDWSGPSVRVELADGGRLAARAVIVTAPMPVLQAAFRFDPPLPERTRTAIDGFLSGIYEHVVLHWPSAPFRGRDRLASVVGGRHKPPGMLTRIDDTPFHYLELDTALARVLDAAGAGPDGARRLARAVLAEHFGRAALADLAIPAVTAWRHDPWSRGSWAVVPPGHAAARTTLQEPVGERIWFAGEANSRAQWGTAGGAYEEGQRAADRVADTLADDRALLRASA, from the coding sequence ATGCGCCCTCCCGCCGAGCACGCCCGCTTCCGCCCGACCGTCGCGCCCCGCGTCTCGCCGGTTCCGGCCGCGCCCGACGTGATCGTGATCGGCGCGGGCGCCGCCGGGATCGCGTCGGCCCGGCGGCTGATCGCGCGCGGCCTGTCGGTGGCGGTTCTCGAGGCACGCGACCGGGTCGGCGGGCGCGCGGTGACGACGCGGCTGCGTGGCCACGCGATCGATCTCGGGGCGCACTGGCTGCATGCCGGGCCGATCAACCCCCTCGTCGCCCTGGCCCGGACCCGCGGCGAGCCGCTGCGGCGGGCCGCGCAGGAACAGCATCTCTGGATCGGCCAGCGTCCGGCGCGTGCGGCTGAGGAAGCCGCTTTCTCCCGCGCCTTCGACGTCGCCGACCGGGCGATCACGGGCGCAGCCTCCCGCTCGCAGGACGGTCCGGCCTCCGGCGCCCTGCCCTGCCATCTCGGACCCTGGCGCCAGCGCATCGCCGGCGTTCACGCGCTGGTCTCGGGACGACCGCTCGAGGAGGTGTCGCTGCACGACTGGCCGAGCATGGAATACGGCGACAACTTCTTCATCGCGGGCGGCTACGGCGCCTATCTGGCGCGGCTGGCGCTTGGACTGCCGATCCGGCTCGGATGCCCCGTGGCCGGCCTCGACTGGTCGGGGCCGAGCGTGCGCGTAGAACTCGCCGACGGTGGGCGGCTCGCCGCGCGGGCCGTCATCGTCACGGCCCCGATGCCCGTGCTGCAGGCGGCCTTCCGCTTCGATCCGCCGCTGCCCGAACGGACGCGCACGGCCATCGACGGCTTCCTGTCGGGCATCTACGAGCACGTCGTCCTGCACTGGCCCTCGGCGCCGTTCCGCGGCCGCGACCGGCTCGCCAGCGTGGTCGGCGGACGCCACAAGCCGCCGGGGATGCTGACCCGGATCGACGACACGCCGTTCCACTACCTCGAACTGGACACGGCCCTCGCCCGCGTCCTCGACGCCGCCGGGGCCGGCCCTGATGGCGCGCGCCGCCTCGCCCGCGCGGTTCTGGCCGAACATTTCGGCCGCGCGGCCCTCGCCGACCTCGCGATCCCGGCCGTGACCGCTTGGCGGCACGATCCCTGGTCGCGGGGCTCCTGGGCCGTGGTTCCCCCCGGACACGCGGCGGCCCGGACGACGCTCCAGGAGCCGGTCGGCGAACGGATCTGGTTTGCCGGCGAGGCGAACTCCCGTGCGCAATGGGGCACGGCGGGTGGCGCCTACGAGGAAGGGCAACGCGCGGCCGATCGCGTCGCCGACACCCTCGCCGATGATCGTGCCCTGCTACGCGCGAGCGCCTGA
- a CDS encoding Kelch repeat-containing protein has translation MARPALARLVLLGSLLAAAPATLPAAAHEVGAWAGASSAPAERSEVAVAALDGKAYVIGDYNGATELLIYDLAADRWSKGAPFPYPVHHTMAAEQGGRIYVFGGYVNGWEATDKVWAYDPKANVWEARAPMPTARAAGGAAPLGDKIHVVGGSGSGRGNVRSHEAYDPASNTWSSAADLPTPRDHLAVQTVEGRLVASGGRIDGDSSKNLSANQVYDPARDAWSEAAPLPTARSGVASAVLGREVFVIGGESNRKTYDEVEAFDLPGNLWRALARLPTARHGFGAVTYKGRIFTLTGSPRPGGDRSGTVEVLDPNGAAPAR, from the coding sequence ATGGCCCGCCCTGCCCTCGCCCGTCTCGTTCTGCTCGGTTCCCTGCTCGCCGCCGCTCCCGCCACCCTGCCTGCCGCCGCCCACGAGGTCGGGGCCTGGGCGGGAGCCAGCTCCGCCCCGGCGGAGCGCTCCGAAGTCGCGGTCGCGGCGCTCGACGGCAAGGCCTACGTCATCGGCGATTACAACGGCGCGACCGAACTGCTGATCTACGATCTCGCCGCCGACCGCTGGAGCAAGGGCGCGCCCTTCCCCTACCCCGTCCACCACACCATGGCCGCCGAACAGGGCGGGCGGATCTACGTGTTCGGCGGCTACGTCAACGGTTGGGAGGCGACCGACAAGGTTTGGGCGTACGATCCGAAGGCGAATGTCTGGGAGGCCCGCGCGCCGATGCCGACCGCACGGGCCGCGGGCGGGGCGGCACCGCTCGGCGACAAGATCCATGTGGTCGGCGGCAGCGGGTCGGGACGCGGCAACGTCCGCTCCCACGAGGCCTACGATCCGGCGAGTAACACGTGGAGCAGCGCCGCCGATCTGCCGACACCCCGCGACCATCTGGCGGTTCAGACGGTGGAGGGTCGCCTCGTCGCCAGCGGAGGCCGGATCGACGGCGATTCGAGCAAGAACCTCTCGGCCAATCAGGTCTACGATCCGGCGCGTGACGCCTGGAGCGAGGCGGCGCCCCTGCCGACCGCGCGCAGCGGTGTCGCCTCGGCCGTGCTCGGCCGCGAGGTCTTCGTCATTGGCGGCGAGTCGAACCGCAAGACCTATGACGAGGTCGAGGCGTTCGATCTGCCGGGCAATCTCTGGCGCGCCCTGGCCCGGCTTCCCACCGCCCGCCACGGCTTCGGCGCGGTGACCTACAAGGGCCGCATCTTCACCCTCACCGGAAGCCCGCGGCCGGGCGGCGACCGATCCGGAACGGTCGAGGTACTCGATCCGAACGGCGCCGCGCCGGCCCGCTGA
- a CDS encoding sulfate transporter family protein, producing the protein MLIKAAAAAMRQVFSPALRGILFKSLALTIGLLVAVWFGLTRLIQAFQASHHISADYPFLDTMAFFLAGAGLFVALAYIMPAVSILVAGFFLDDVAEVVEHSDFPADAPGRALPWGQALGSVVRFAGLALLVNLVALILVFVPGVNLFAFFGANAYLLGREYFELAAGRFRSLPEARAMREHHGFTVIAAGCLLAGLMIVPIVNLVTPLFGVALMVHLHKGLERRALPGPAETNPRLPNRR; encoded by the coding sequence ATGCTCATCAAGGCCGCTGCCGCCGCCATGCGGCAGGTATTCTCCCCCGCCCTGCGCGGCATCCTGTTCAAATCGCTGGCGCTCACGATCGGGCTTCTGGTCGCCGTGTGGTTCGGCCTGACCCGCCTGATCCAGGCCTTTCAGGCGAGCCACCACATCTCGGCCGACTACCCGTTCCTCGACACCATGGCCTTCTTCCTGGCCGGTGCCGGGCTGTTCGTGGCTCTGGCCTACATCATGCCCGCGGTGTCGATCCTCGTGGCCGGCTTCTTCCTCGACGACGTCGCCGAAGTGGTCGAGCACAGCGATTTTCCCGCCGACGCCCCGGGGCGTGCCCTCCCGTGGGGGCAGGCGCTCGGCTCGGTGGTTCGCTTCGCCGGCCTCGCCCTGCTCGTGAACCTCGTGGCGTTGATCCTCGTCTTCGTGCCGGGGGTGAACCTCTTCGCTTTCTTCGGCGCCAACGCCTACCTCCTCGGCCGCGAGTATTTCGAGCTGGCCGCCGGCCGTTTCCGCTCCCTGCCGGAGGCGCGGGCGATGCGCGAGCATCACGGCTTCACGGTGATCGCCGCCGGCTGCCTGCTCGCAGGCCTGATGATCGTGCCGATCGTCAACCTCGTGACGCCGCTCTTCGGCGTGGCGCTGATGGTCCATCTCCACAAGGGTCTCGAACGCAGGGCGCTTCCCGGCCCGGCCGAGACCAATCCCCGCCTGCCGAACCGGCGCTGA
- a CDS encoding FAD-dependent monooxygenase, whose amino-acid sequence MDTQQAGRVLVAGGGIAGLAVRRALHQRGIPSLTLERRGEQADAGLAINLPGNAVRALSQFGLLDLLRAVGAPVRRREYRTERGRLLFAVDETAFWGTEAGPHCLRRADLLRLLQDDLAPDDIRRGIAIATVRQDPQGVTAELADGSTEKGGLLVGADGVHSAVRRSLFGEQALGAAMLASQSWRFMTPNPGVEAWTLWAGAGALFLLIPVDRGEAYGWASVSAGRERGSDPAAIRGAFAPFPRVVRDTLDAVLSRADAVYHSPLEEVRIPTWTRDRVVLLGDAAHATAPVWAQGAALALEDAQVLARLLAERTDWNHVGPDFERLRRPRVAHVQSMTDRLSRTARLPDWARNVLLPVIGPRSYHATYGPLRTPTG is encoded by the coding sequence ATGGACACGCAACAGGCTGGCCGCGTGCTCGTTGCCGGGGGCGGCATCGCCGGTCTCGCCGTCAGGCGCGCCCTGCACCAGCGGGGCATCCCCTCGCTCACGCTGGAACGGCGCGGCGAGCAGGCGGATGCGGGACTGGCGATCAATCTGCCCGGCAATGCGGTGCGCGCGCTGAGCCAGTTCGGCTTGCTGGATTTACTCCGCGCGGTCGGCGCGCCGGTGCGGCGTCGCGAATACCGCACCGAGCGCGGACGCCTTCTCTTCGCCGTGGACGAGACCGCGTTCTGGGGCACGGAAGCGGGGCCGCATTGCTTGCGCCGCGCCGACCTGCTGCGCCTGTTGCAGGACGATCTTGCACCGGACGACATCCGCCGGGGCATCGCGATCGCCACCGTTCGGCAGGATCCGCAGGGCGTGACGGCCGAACTCGCCGATGGCTCGACGGAAAAGGGCGGGTTGCTCGTGGGGGCGGACGGCGTTCACTCGGCGGTCCGCCGCAGCCTGTTTGGGGAACAGGCCCTCGGGGCGGCGATGCTGGCGAGCCAGAGCTGGCGTTTCATGACGCCCAATCCTGGCGTCGAAGCCTGGACGCTATGGGCCGGGGCCGGGGCCTTGTTTCTGCTCATACCGGTCGATCGCGGCGAAGCCTATGGCTGGGCCTCGGTGAGCGCAGGACGGGAGCGTGGCTCTGACCCGGCCGCGATCCGCGGCGCGTTCGCGCCCTTTCCCCGTGTGGTGCGCGACACGCTCGATGCGGTCCTGTCGCGAGCGGATGCGGTCTATCACTCGCCGCTCGAAGAGGTTCGCATCCCGACATGGACCCGCGACCGCGTCGTCCTGCTGGGCGATGCGGCGCACGCCACCGCACCGGTCTGGGCCCAAGGTGCTGCGCTCGCGCTGGAGGATGCCCAGGTTCTGGCCCGCCTGCTGGCGGAACGCACGGATTGGAATCACGTCGGGCCGGACTTTGAACGGCTACGGCGCCCCCGCGTCGCGCATGTCCAGAGCATGACCGACCGTCTGTCGCGCACGGCGCGGCTGCCGGACTGGGCGAGGAACGTCCTGCTGCCCGTCATCGGCCCGCGCAGCTACCACGCCACCTATGGCCCGCTCCGTACGCCGACGGGCTGA
- the mltG gene encoding endolytic transglycosylase MltG, whose protein sequence is MFRRRQEPPSPPPASEEPSLPNRPSPRSPSEAIKPTVAPPPPEKPERRRGGLLATISGFLTLGVVLALGALIGLTLLNRQTSEPGPLSADKVVVIPSRSGTSEIASILAREGVIEHPSLFEMSARFGGKGPLKHGEYMFKAHASVKDTIETLTNGRQVQHAITFPEGLTSEQIVARLGENDILSGEIAETPPEGSLLPDTYKFERGATRQQILNLMRAKQREVLNQIWQRRSPEVPVKTPAEMVTLASIVEKETGRADERPRVAGVFVNRLQKRMKLQSDPTIVYGLVGGRGTLGRGIMRSEIERATPYNTYVIEGLPPGPIANPGRAALEAVANPSRTKDLFFVADGTGGHAFADTLEGHQRNVTRWRQVERSRQQSQPADPGAVDKVDPNTAEPNAAQPGAAPGRASAYAPGSNSAFALDGATDGGAGGPRPKAFDASEGTRLDPLRNKSYDLGSPKTVPALRNP, encoded by the coding sequence ATGTTTCGCAGACGACAAGAGCCGCCGTCTCCGCCGCCCGCTTCCGAGGAGCCGTCGCTGCCGAACCGGCCGTCGCCGCGCAGCCCGAGCGAGGCCATCAAGCCCACCGTCGCCCCGCCCCCGCCCGAGAAGCCCGAGCGCCGCCGCGGCGGCCTTCTCGCCACCATCAGCGGGTTCCTCACCCTCGGCGTCGTCCTCGCGCTCGGCGCCCTGATCGGCCTGACCCTGCTCAATCGCCAGACCTCCGAACCGGGGCCGCTCTCCGCCGACAAGGTCGTGGTGATTCCCAGCCGCAGTGGAACCTCGGAGATTGCCAGCATCCTCGCCCGTGAAGGCGTGATCGAGCATCCGAGCCTGTTCGAGATGTCCGCCCGATTCGGAGGCAAGGGGCCGCTCAAGCATGGCGAGTACATGTTCAAGGCCCATGCGAGCGTGAAGGACACGATCGAGACGCTGACCAACGGGCGTCAGGTCCAGCACGCCATCACCTTCCCCGAGGGACTGACCTCGGAGCAGATCGTGGCTCGGCTCGGGGAGAACGACATCCTTTCGGGCGAGATCGCCGAGACGCCGCCCGAGGGCTCGCTTCTCCCCGATACCTACAAGTTCGAGCGCGGCGCCACCCGCCAGCAGATCCTCAACCTGATGCGCGCCAAGCAGCGCGAGGTGCTGAACCAGATCTGGCAGCGCCGCAGCCCCGAAGTGCCGGTCAAGACGCCGGCCGAGATGGTGACGCTGGCCTCCATCGTCGAGAAGGAGACCGGCCGGGCCGACGAGCGCCCGCGGGTCGCGGGCGTCTTCGTCAACCGGCTGCAGAAGCGCATGAAGCTGCAATCCGATCCGACCATCGTCTACGGTCTCGTCGGCGGGCGCGGCACCCTCGGGCGCGGCATCATGCGCTCGGAGATCGAGCGGGCGACCCCCTACAACACCTACGTGATCGAGGGGCTGCCGCCCGGCCCGATCGCCAATCCCGGTCGCGCGGCTCTGGAAGCGGTCGCCAACCCGTCGCGCACGAAGGATCTCTTCTTCGTCGCAGACGGCACCGGCGGCCACGCCTTCGCCGACACGCTGGAGGGTCACCAGCGCAATGTCACCCGCTGGCGGCAGGTCGAGCGCTCCCGCCAGCAATCGCAGCCGGCGGATCCGGGCGCGGTCGACAAGGTCGATCCGAACACCGCCGAGCCCAATGCCGCGCAGCCCGGCGCCGCTCCCGGCCGCGCCTCGGCCTACGCGCCGGGCTCGAACTCGGCATTCGCGCTCGACGGTGCCACCGATGGCGGCGCGGGCGGCCCGCGCCCGAAGGCCTTCGACGCCTCCGAGGGGACCCGCCTCGATCCCCTGCGCAACAAGAGCTACGACCTCGGCTCGCCCAAGACGGTGCCGGCACTCCGCAACCCCTAA
- the fabF gene encoding beta-ketoacyl-ACP synthase II — MRRVVITGLGMVSPLGGSVEHTWSRLIAGDSGASAVTAFQTDDLACRIACTLPFGDGSNGTFNPDLWMEAKEQRKVDPFIVYAMAAAGQALDDADWHPKSDADQEASGVLIGSGIGGIGTIYDASVTLHEKGPRRISPFFIPGRIINLASGQVSIQHGLKGPNHAVVTACSTGAHAIGDASRLIALGDADVMVAGGTEAPVNRLSLAGFAACRALSTGFNDDPTKASRPYDRDRDGFVMGEGAGIVVLEEYEHAKARGAKIYAEVIGYGLSGDAYHITSPAPDGDGGYRCMKAAVKRAGIDPSEIDYINAHGTSTPLGDELELKAVERLLGDAAAKASMSSTKSAIGHLLGAAGAVEAIFSVLAIRDGVMPPTLNLDNPSVETAIDLIPHEAKRKRVDTVLSNSFGFGGTNASLLMRRVA; from the coding sequence ATGCGGCGGGTGGTGATCACGGGGCTGGGGATGGTTTCGCCGCTGGGTGGCAGCGTCGAGCATACCTGGAGCCGCCTCATCGCCGGCGACAGCGGCGCCTCCGCGGTCACCGCGTTCCAGACCGACGACCTCGCGTGCCGGATCGCCTGCACGCTGCCCTTCGGCGACGGCTCCAACGGCACCTTCAATCCCGATCTGTGGATGGAGGCCAAGGAGCAGCGCAAGGTCGATCCTTTCATCGTCTATGCCATGGCCGCGGCCGGCCAAGCGCTCGACGATGCCGACTGGCACCCGAAATCCGACGCGGATCAGGAGGCCAGCGGCGTCCTGATCGGTTCGGGCATCGGCGGCATCGGCACGATCTACGACGCCTCCGTGACCCTCCACGAGAAGGGTCCGCGGCGCATCTCGCCCTTCTTCATTCCCGGCCGAATCATCAACCTCGCCTCGGGGCAGGTTTCGATCCAGCACGGGCTGAAGGGCCCGAATCACGCGGTCGTCACCGCCTGCTCCACCGGCGCACACGCCATCGGCGACGCCTCGCGGCTGATCGCGCTGGGCGACGCCGACGTGATGGTGGCCGGCGGCACCGAGGCGCCGGTCAACCGGCTGTCGCTGGCGGGCTTCGCCGCCTGCCGCGCGCTCTCGACCGGCTTTAACGACGATCCGACCAAGGCCTCCCGGCCCTACGACCGCGACCGCGACGGCTTCGTCATGGGCGAAGGCGCGGGCATCGTCGTGCTGGAGGAGTACGAGCACGCCAAGGCGCGCGGCGCCAAGATCTACGCCGAGGTGATCGGCTACGGCCTGTCGGGGGACGCCTACCACATCACCTCGCCGGCCCCGGACGGCGACGGCGGCTACCGCTGCATGAAGGCGGCGGTGAAGCGGGCCGGGATCGATCCGTCCGAGATCGACTACATCAACGCGCACGGCACCTCGACGCCGCTCGGCGACGAGTTGGAGTTGAAGGCGGTGGAGCGTCTGCTCGGTGATGCCGCCGCCAAGGCGTCGATGTCGTCCACCAAGTCGGCCATCGGCCACCTGCTCGGCGCGGCCGGGGCGGTGGAGGCGATCTTCTCCGTGCTCGCCATCCGCGACGGCGTGATGCCGCCGACGCTGAACCTCGACAATCCGTCGGTCGAGACCGCGATCGACCTCATCCCGCACGAGGCCAAGCGCAAGCGCGTCGATACGGTGCTCTCGAACTCGTTCGGCTTCGGCGGCACCAATGCCTCGCTGCTGATGCGCCGGGTCGCATGA
- a CDS encoding acyl carrier protein, which yields MSDIAERVKKIVVEHLGVEPEKVTEASNFIDDLGADSLDTVELVMAFEEEFNVEIPDDAAETIQTVGDAIKFLEKNSA from the coding sequence ATGAGCGATATCGCCGAGCGCGTGAAGAAGATCGTCGTCGAGCACCTGGGCGTCGAGCCTGAGAAGGTCACCGAGGCCTCCAACTTCATCGACGATCTCGGCGCCGACAGCCTCGACACCGTCGAGCTGGTGATGGCGTTCGAGGAGGAGTTCAACGTCGAGATTCCGGACGACGCGGCCGAGACCATTCAGACGGTCGGTGACGCGATCAAGTTCCTGGAAAAGAACTCCGCCTGA
- the fabG gene encoding 3-oxoacyl-[acyl-carrier-protein] reductase, whose protein sequence is MFDLTGRKALVTGATGGLGGAIARALHAQGAHVALSGTRRAVLDELAAELGGERVAVVEANLADKEAVEALLPAAESALGGLDILINNAGITRDNLFMRMKDEEWEAVLNVNLTAAFRLSRAALRGMMKRRHGRIIGIGSVVGATGNPGQGNYAAAKAGLVGMTKALAAEVATRGITVNCIAPGFISSAMTDALNEKQRETILTRVPAGRLGTGAEIGAAAVYLASEEAGYVTGQTLHVNGGMAMY, encoded by the coding sequence ATGTTCGACCTCACCGGCCGGAAGGCCCTCGTCACCGGCGCAACCGGCGGGCTCGGCGGGGCGATCGCCCGGGCGCTGCACGCGCAGGGCGCCCACGTCGCGCTGTCCGGCACCCGCCGTGCGGTGCTCGACGAGCTGGCGGCGGAACTCGGCGGCGAGCGCGTCGCGGTGGTCGAAGCCAACCTCGCCGACAAGGAGGCGGTGGAAGCCCTGCTTCCTGCCGCCGAATCGGCCCTCGGCGGCCTCGACATCCTGATCAACAATGCCGGCATCACCCGCGACAACCTCTTCATGCGGATGAAGGACGAGGAATGGGAGGCGGTGCTCAACGTCAACCTCACCGCCGCCTTCCGGCTGTCGCGCGCCGCGCTCAGGGGGATGATGAAGCGCCGTCACGGCCGCATCATCGGCATCGGTTCGGTCGTCGGCGCCACCGGTAATCCGGGCCAGGGCAACTACGCCGCGGCCAAGGCAGGTCTTGTGGGCATGACCAAGGCGCTCGCAGCCGAGGTCGCGACACGCGGGATCACGGTGAACTGCATTGCGCCCGGCTTCATCAGCTCGGCGATGACCGATGCGCTGAACGAGAAGCAACGCGAGACGATTCTCACCCGCGTGCCCGCCGGACGACTCGGCACGGGCGCCGAAATCGGTGCCGCCGCAGTCTATCTCGCCTCGGAAGAAGCGGGTTACGTGACGGGCCAAACGCTGCACGTCAATGGCGGCATGGCGATGTACTGA